Proteins encoded by one window of Mercenaria mercenaria strain notata chromosome 4, MADL_Memer_1, whole genome shotgun sequence:
- the LOC123551112 gene encoding baculoviral IAP repeat-containing protein 8-like, with protein MANHFVRSEFPQQVSTDQASQDRSEIAFSNGASFTSFSTVDGYLLNSEHHVVRNGILDVTGQQQLAYTHSVETSAGTRRPRRPARHPEYIDYSQRLRSYARWIRLSPGPVCLCEAGFFFTDQGDLVRCFQCGIGLKDFSSGDDPLLEHVRHSGDCPYLVEHLGTAGLSAIKTKCQAEQAESNEQQRSSVHCRHPQYQTYEARVSSFTSWPNYLTQKPEELAEAGLFYTGVEDHVRCFTCDGGLRHWDAEDDSWTEHCRWFPSCQYAREKKGDEFIALVQASTEYNAEEPENLSNEGTGSQGLVGGAIEQMTLRDPALKAVLDEHKNVCLEMGYDLADFNAAVKDLRNMGTIRPTLDEILDMVEVVQERKQSQQRAAELEQRHETPLEENLRLKSFVICMSCGKNNVNALFIPCTHHRVCMECAEPLTQCPVCGRNIRQKIRTFLV; from the exons ATGGCTAATCATTTTGTAAGAAGCGAATTCCCGCAGCAAGTTTCAACCGATCAGGCCAGCCAAGACCGAAGTGAAATTGCATTTTCTAATGGAGCATCGTTCACCTCGTTTTCCACAGTTGATGGTTATCTTTTAAATTCTGAACACCATGTTGTAAGAAATGGTATTTTAGATGTAACTGGACAACAGCAATTAGCATATACACATTCCGTGGAAACATCGGCAGGTACACGAAGACCAAGGCGACCAGCAAGACATCCCGAGTATATAGATTATAGTCAAAGACTTAGATCCTACGCTAGATGGATTCGCTTGAGTCCTGGTCCAGTCTGTCTCTGTGAAGCTGGCTTTTTCTTTACCG atcaaGGTGATTTGGTACGTTGTTTCCAATGCGGTATAGGTCTCAAAGATTTCTCGTCAGGGGACGATCCTCTACTGGAACATGTACGACATTCAGGAGATTGCCCATACCTTGTTGAACATCTAGGAACTGCTGGGCTGTCTGCTATAAAG ACGAAATGTCAGGCAGAGCAAGCAGAATCTAATGAACAGCAAA GGTCAAGCGTGCATTGTCGACATCCTCAGTATCAGACCTATGAAGCCCGTGTTTCATCCTTTACTAGCTGGCCGAATTATCTAACTCAGAAACCGGAAGAGTTAGCAGAAGCTGGACTTTTCTACACTG GAGTTGAAGACCATGTGCGCTGTTTCACGTGTGATGGCGGGTTACGGCACTGGGATGCAGAGGATGATTCATGGACAGAACATTGCCGCTGGTTTCCGTCTTGTCAATATGCCAGAGAGAAGAAAGGTGATGAATTTATAGCACTTGTACAAGCTTCGACAGAATACAATGCCGAG GAACCGGAAAACCTTTCAAACGAAGGTACTGGTAGTCAAGGTCTAGTAGGTGGTGCAATCGAGCAGATGACACTTAGAGATCCCGCGTTAAAGGCTGTTCTAGATGAACATAAAAATGTATGTCTAGAGATGGGATATGACCTGGCAGACTTTAACGCAGCTGTGAAGGATTTGAGAAACATGG gTACTATCAGGCCAACACTAGATGAGATTCTTGACATGGTGGAGGTTGTACAAGAGAGGAAACAAAGCCAGCAAAGAGCTGCTGAACTAGAACAGCGTCatg AAACGCCTCTTGAAGAAAACTTGCGTCTGAAAAGTTTTGTAATCTGCATGTCATGTGGTAAAAACAACGTGAACGCTTTGTTCATTCCGTGCACACATCACCGTGTGTGCATGGAATGCGCGGAACCACTAACACAGTGTCCAGTATGCGGGAGAAACATCAGGCAGAAGATTAGAACATTCCTGGTGTAA